In Elusimicrobiaceae bacterium, one genomic interval encodes:
- a CDS encoding SLBB domain-containing protein — MSGFSDTLRRTGVVGAGGAGFPAYVKAGARAEIVLMNAAECEPLLHKDIELLKTHTETVLAGFALLLKHSGAAKAVIGIKKKHRGTIALLEKAVAAHPAITVGQLGDFYPAGDEYCLVYELTGRRIPPGGIPPDVGVIVNNVETCLNMAQDGPVTHTFLTVTGAVRRPATFRAPIGARFADLIAAAGGTAIADPAYIDGGPMMGKVTLDPQTPVTKTTSGIIVLPKTHDLIIRKAADHPVYSRHAKSACDQCSYCTMLCPRNLLGYNVEPHKVMRSLLFSSAGSRSAASESGLLCCECSLCSLYSCPEGLDPRNMCVSAKAELRESGVTVKNSRAAACTGLGVHPMREYRKTPVSRLVKRLGLEQYKNEARLTGLPSPIGKVRILLNQHIGTPAVPEITVGAKVAEGQKIADVPADKLGVPLHASITGTVTAVTALYIDIES, encoded by the coding sequence ATGAGCGGCTTTTCCGATACCTTAAGGCGAACCGGCGTGGTCGGTGCGGGCGGCGCGGGTTTTCCCGCCTATGTCAAGGCCGGCGCGCGGGCCGAAATCGTGCTGATGAACGCGGCGGAATGCGAGCCGCTTCTGCACAAAGATATCGAACTGCTTAAAACCCATACCGAAACGGTGCTTGCCGGGTTCGCGCTCCTGCTAAAACATTCCGGCGCGGCAAAAGCCGTTATCGGAATAAAAAAGAAACACCGCGGCACCATCGCGCTGCTTGAAAAAGCGGTTGCCGCGCACCCGGCAATCACGGTCGGACAGCTGGGCGATTTCTATCCCGCCGGCGACGAATATTGCCTTGTTTACGAGCTGACCGGGCGGCGCATCCCGCCGGGCGGAATTCCGCCCGACGTGGGCGTGATCGTGAACAACGTGGAAACCTGCCTCAACATGGCGCAGGACGGCCCGGTAACCCATACTTTCTTAACCGTAACGGGCGCGGTGCGCAGGCCCGCCACGTTCCGCGCTCCGATCGGGGCGCGGTTTGCCGACCTTATCGCGGCGGCGGGCGGAACCGCAATAGCCGATCCCGCCTATATTGACGGCGGCCCGATGATGGGGAAGGTAACGCTGGATCCGCAAACTCCGGTCACCAAAACCACGTCCGGGATTATCGTGCTGCCGAAAACCCACGATCTGATCATAAGGAAAGCGGCGGATCACCCGGTCTATTCCCGGCACGCCAAAAGCGCATGCGACCAGTGTTCTTACTGCACCATGCTGTGCCCGCGCAACCTGCTGGGCTACAATGTCGAGCCGCACAAGGTGATGCGGAGCCTGCTGTTTTCCTCGGCCGGTTCGCGCAGCGCGGCCAGCGAAAGCGGCTTGTTATGCTGCGAGTGCTCGCTTTGCAGCCTGTATTCCTGCCCGGAAGGGCTGGATCCGCGCAATATGTGCGTGTCGGCAAAAGCGGAGCTGAGAGAATCGGGCGTAACCGTGAAAAATTCCAGAGCCGCCGCCTGCACGGGCCTGGGCGTGCATCCGATGCGCGAGTACCGCAAGACTCCCGTTTCAAGGCTGGTGAAACGGCTGGGGCTTGAGCAGTACAAAAACGAAGCACGCCTGACGGGGCTGCCCAGCCCGATCGGTAAAGTGCGGATCCTTTTAAACCAGCATATAGGAACACCAGCCGTGCCGGAAATAACGGTCGGGGCGAAAGTGGCCGAAGGCCAGAAGATCGCGGACGTGCCGGCCGACAAGCTGGGCGTGCCGCTGCACGCCTCCATCACGGGCACGGTGACCGCGGTGACAGCGCTGTATATTGATATAGAATCGTAG